TGTTTTGTCTTCCTGGTGTTATTATATAACTTATCTGCACTGGATAATTTTCCTCTTCCAAGCCCAGAATTTCGCCCGCTCCTTTCATTACACAAATAATGGAACAAGATCTCCACAAGAGAGTGGCTACAACTCACATCTGCTTATGTTCAGATTTTGAGGGATTTCAAGCAGATGTCAGTTATTACCCCTCTGGAAAATTCtttgtaaggaaaaaaaaaaaaagagagaaatgtttgttttgcgtTACACAAGCCAGCCCGTCGAACTATTCTGCtgaggtttgttttatttagtccACTGGATCTACTGGACATTTTGTCTTGGGTCTaaattgtcaaaaaaaagtTGATGGGAGAATGTGAACCACAGTTCACAGGTTTCACCTCACAAACATCCTTCAGGCCTTAGTGGTATGTCATCACAACATAATTCTGGTGAACGTCTTGCATCAAAACTTCATGTGAGACACATAGTGAGAATCCTGGCCCCTGCAGTCTGCACTGCATCCCAGAAAATGAGctgttacaaaacattttggatcGATTTAAACTACACAAAAtaggggaggggtggaggaaaagaaaagaaaaaaaaaaacgttacaCAACTGGCAATAATAGAGGACAGATTTCCTGCTTGGGATGAAATCCACCGTCACTTGATCTCAGGGAATGTGCTGCTGGCTCACGCCGGAGAACTGCCTCGCTGCTGGGCTCCTCACACATCAGAATGGCCAAACACCTGCTCGTTCTGGCAAACTGTCAGTCCGAAAAACCCATCACGGAACaggaaaacattatttttctgagctacatttttcaaaagtttaaaagagAAACCTTCAAAAACATCCAGTGGAATAATTGTGCAATTGCTGTGTTGCTTCCAAGTTTTttaggattgtgtgtgtgtgtgtgttgtgtttttggtctTATCAGGTTCAACGAGACAAGCGAAATGCTTTATGAGGTTTTATTTAAGTTCTCATGCATCAGGAAAGGACAGAGCAATCATTATCCAAACTGCTTTTTCGTCTTCATCTCCAACAgcacaataaaagcataaagacataaatatCACTGACTTTACAATCATTTATTCACTTGGCAGTCGTTGTAGcgtaatcaataaatcaataaattaaacactgaaataaaagtgCAGTTTCACAGCAGAGGGAGGGACAATGACTGGGGTGTTATCAGAAGGAAACAATGTGCAGTTTTGTTACATGTTTTACTGCTCACACTGACTCAGTGTGCCAAGTGATGTGTCAGAAACAATCGAGGAGGCACACGGTTGTGTTAAATGCAAAATCTCATGACAGATTTTCTATTATAGAGGGagctaaaaaacacacatctgccaACTGAAACCAACATCTGTACgcagttttttttcctaagATCTCAGACAAGCATCATCTTCGTAACGCTCTGTATTCTTCCGTGTTTCTTCAGCAGGTTATAAGCatatttatatgatttttttttgtttaacgaGCAAGGGTTGCTCTCCTTTCACTGTGCCAAAGCTCAAGAGGCATCTTTGTGTCAGCAGGCGTGAGCCATCTCCATAGAAACATTATTAGCCATCCTTTGCCTGAGGTGGTTGGCAAAGTCCACCTGCGTCTGAGAGAGCACTTTGTTTATGATTGTCTTCGGGATCCAGCCCTGCACacgacacagacaaagacaaagacggTGTTAGGCTGGGTGACATGATGCTGCTTGGTTCTTGTAAATCAGTGTGATcactgtggggggaaaaaacacagtcatatacCTTTAGATCTATATTTAGTAACCAGGTGAACTTGGTCTTATTTGGGTCTTCAGCACAGGGCTTCATGACTATACAGGTAGGTCCATTCTCCGCTCTGAAACATAGAATGATCATTGTATTAATTTAAATGGCATCCACCCATTGCACACAAATAATATGAATTCTCTGTAAGTAGAGTAGTGGAGTAGCCTACTCTTACTTATTTTTCAGTCTGCATGGAGTATACCAACTTATAAATCTTCTCTGATGCACATCATTCAGTAAGAATGTGTGGAGTAGGTAATAGTTGACTCAAATTGCAGAATTATGTAGTGTCTCACTCCTCTGTGggacaatattcattataaaatctgcacctcttctgtAGCTAATGCTGTTTCATAATACTCTTGGGTAAAGCAGGAGAAATTAAGTTGCAATGTGCAAAAATATAGGCCCATTTTTATCCTTTTCTGGACAAATTAAGATTATACCATTTCTACTGCATGCATGCCCATATCACAACAAGAGAGTAAGAGTTATCTCCGCCTGGCTCACCTGACCACACCCCTCTGTTCAGGCATGTTCGGGTGCTTAGTGGACATCCCAGCCAGGAAGCAGGTTGAGCCTCGACGCTTGGCACAGCGGACGCTGACAAAGTCCCTCGGTCCCACCACGTTACCTGGTGTCTCTGCAGACACCTCGTGGGTAACCATTGTTTCCTTGCCGATCTTTTGAAGGATCTGTGGCATCACATAGTGAAACTTCAACATTCTCGGATAGATGTGTCTCTTTCATAAATGCGAGAACGtgccgcctctctctctcttttacctTGACCTGCTTGACGTTTGGGTTCCACTCCCCCATCTGCTCCATGTTTCCCACCAGCTCATTGTAAAGATTGTCAGGATGTTGCTCCAACATTACTTCCAGCTTGAACACCTTCCCGATGTCGGGCAGCATTTTACTCAGGACTTTGTCTCCATTTGCCTGAGGAAGGGTTTTAAACAAGTACTGCAAgtattcatatattttctttcacatttcatCAAATATACAGTGGATGATGTTGAAACCTCATCAGTCGTGAGAGCATCAAACATCTGCAACTTAAAGAATACTTAAAGTGAAATGTGTCCTGTCTCTGTACTCACAGCCACAGTTTCAATGGTCCAGCCGTCTTGTTCGCTGAGGATGCTGATGGCCTTCTGCAGTGCATCCTCACCTTGCTTCACATAAGACATCTCCTGCTCGTTGTACCCCTGCTCCTCTTCAATACGAGCACCTAAAACAAAGAGCGCAGGGAGTCAAAAGTCGACTTCCACctttatgtttctgtattttcaggGTAGATACGTCACAAGCGAAACACTTCAGCTTCCATCTGTGTCTCAAATGATCACTCACTGAGGAAGGAGCTCCGTCGGCGGACTTGACTGATCCAGTTACTGGAGCCTGGACCTGCCAGTCTGTTCAGCTCATGGTGAATAGCCACCATGGCATTCTTCCTCAAACCTACGAGACAGAGGCAAAATGTGCACAGTTACTACAGCTATAAACCCATTCATTACTCATCCAGTACatcaaaagaaggaaaataacaaGAAATAACATGAACAGTTgttgcttcattcattcagcctCTCTGACTCAGGACTCCATTGAGAAAATGTGCGTTTTTGAGCAAAACTAGGCCAAGAAACTGAGAGTCAGTCTAAACAGGATTCTTTTACTCACCTGTCATGTTCCTCATATGCCGGTAGGAGATGCCAGCACACAGTTTGAAGGTTGCaggcagcatttttttttctgttacaggAGTGTTAAGAGAACTGTAAAACTATAAAAGCAAGTCAACCGCAGAGTTTCAATATCTGACTGAGCTGTAAATCTTCTCGGAAGAGGTGCACGAACAGAACAGTGCTGGTGGAGAGGATTTGGATTTCTGTCTGTAGGCTTTTGCAAGTGCTGTATATATAAGAGGACCGGTCACAAGGCCGCAGTGCTATCACTGtgtagataaacacacacacatcacctcaCTGTTCCAACGGCCATGTCGCCAAGGTTGCCTGGCGGACACGACGAGCATGTCTCAGA
This genomic stretch from Larimichthys crocea isolate SSNF chromosome III, L_crocea_2.0, whole genome shotgun sequence harbors:
- the star gene encoding steroidogenic acute regulatory protein, mitochondrial isoform X1, coding for MVAIHHELNRLAGPGSSNWISQVRRRSSFLSARIEEEQGYNEQEMSYVKQGEDALQKAISILSEQDGWTIETVAANGDKVLSKMLPDIGKVFKLEVMLEQHPDNLYNELVGNMEQMGEWNPNVKQVKILQKIGKETMVTHEVSAETPGNVVGPRDFVSVRCAKRRGSTCFLAGMSTKHPNMPEQRGVVRAENGPTCIVMKPCAEDPNKTKFTWLLNIDLKGWIPKTIINKVLSQTQVDFANHLRQRMANNVSMEMAHAC
- the star gene encoding steroidogenic acute regulatory protein, mitochondrial isoform X2; this encodes MLPATFKLCAGISYRHMRNMTGLRKNAMVAIHHELNRLAGPGSSNWISQVRRRSSFLSARIEEEQGYNEQEMSYVKQGEDALQKAISILSEQDGWTIETVAANGDKVLSKMLPDIGKVFKLEVMLEQHPDNLYNELVGNMEQMGEWNPNVKQVKILQKIGKETMVTHEVSAETPGNVVGPRDFVSVRCAKRRGSTCFLAGMSTKHPNMPEQRGVVRAENGPTCIVMKPCAEDPNKTKFTWLLNIDLKGWIPKTIINKVLSQTQVDFANHLRQRMANNVSMEMAHAC